The following proteins come from a genomic window of Lycium ferocissimum isolate CSIRO_LF1 chromosome 4, AGI_CSIRO_Lferr_CH_V1, whole genome shotgun sequence:
- the LOC132054023 gene encoding uncharacterized protein LOC132054023, translating into MASSLFLLVVLCLPSIINSQDRALTYESPVPLSPETYSFFHPNAQQQNTSNENLCDDCSEFPTASNVQSNLAYESLSPPEGGGIRLGRGGMTGIPIGLVFAILLGIVILFVVITRKRNTSEANTAHLNV; encoded by the coding sequence ATGGCTTCTTCTCTCTTCTTGCTTGTTGTTCTTTGTTTACCATCCATTATTAATTCTCAAGATAGAGCTCTCACTTATGAAAGCCCTGTTCCCTTATCACCAGAAACATACTCATTTTTTCACCCAAATGCTCAACAACAAAACACTAGTAATGAAAATTTATGTGATGATTGTTCTGAATTTCCTACAGCATCAAATGTACAGTCAAATCTTGCATATGAAAGTTTATCACCACCAGAAGGCGGTGGGATTCGACTGGGACGTGGTGGGATGACTGGAATTCCTATCGGTCTTGTGTTTGCTATTCTTTTAGGAATTGTGATTCTCTTTGTGGTCATCACACGTAAACGCAACACAAGTGAAGCTAATACCGCTCACCTTAATGTTTGA
- the LOC132052789 gene encoding protein disulfide isomerase-like 1-4 isoform X1: MPSRVIIFFLFSLFIIPSLAASPDDNDDDEFLSFLEDYEDSSEPDIDNHADPKFPSAPFDRAQEDEDIKIDDKDVVVLTDRNFSEFVEDNKYVMVEFYTPWNGHCKALAPEYADAATELKKENVALAKINAVKEVEIADNYDVRSFPTIFFFVDGDPEPYNGRRTKNAIVTWIKKKIGPSVYNITTTEDAERVLTSEDKVVLAYLDSLVGPETKQVAAASKLENDVSFYQTTNPNVAKLFSIEADAKRPALVMLKKEQEKVVHYDGQVKKSAIAKFVSTNKLPLVTTFTKETAPAIFASPIEKQVLLFATANDTDKLFPTFQDAAKLFKGKLNFVFVIMDDDEVGRPVSEYFGVTGDAPQVIGYIEEDDRIKFRFEGDITLERIKAFGEDFLENKLKPFYKSDPIPEINDGDVEIVVGNNFDEIVLNESKDVLLEIYAPWCGQCQALEPTFNKLAHQLHGVESLVIAKMDGTRNEHPRAKFKGFPSLQFFPAGNKSIDPILVETEGTMVGLYKFIKKHAAIPFKIEKPASSTTSQSSTSKVRVKREPSNVKDEL, encoded by the exons ATGCCGAGTCGGGTgatcatcttcttcctcttttctctcttcatcATCCCATCACTCGCTGCATCCCCCGACGACAACGACGACGACGAATTCCTCAGCTTCCTCGAAGACTACGAGGATTCATCCGAACCAGACATCGACAACCATGCCGATCCCAAGTTCCCTTCAGCGCCATTTGATCGCGCTCAAGAAGATGAGGACATTAAGATTGATGACAAGGACGTTGTAGTCTTGACAGATAGGAATTTCAGCGAATTCGTGGAGGATAATAAGTATGTGATGGTGGAATTTTACACTCCCTGGAATGGACATTGTAAGGCCCTGGCTCCTGAATATGCGGATGCAGCAACAGAGCTGAAGAAGGAAAATGTGGCTTTGGCGAAGATCAATGCGGTTAAGGAGGTTGAGATTGCTGATAACTATGATGTCCGAAGTTTTCCTACCATTTTTTTCTTCGTTGATGGTGATCCTGAACCTTATAATGGCCGAAGAACCAA AAATGCAATTGTCACTTGgataaagaagaagataggACCTAGCGTttacaatataacaacaacagaAGACGCAGAGCGTGTACTAACTTCTGAGGACAAAGTTGTTCTAGCGTACCTCGACTCCTTGGTG GGTCCCGAGACTAAACAAGTTGCAGCTgcttcaaaacttgaaaatgaTGTTAGCTTTTACCAGACAACAAATCCTAACGTGGCTAAGCTATTCAGCATAGAAGCCGATGCTAAACGCCCTGCTTTGGTTATGCTTAAAAAGGAGCAAGAAAAAGTGGTGCATTATG ATGGTCAAGTGAAAAAATCTGCAATAGCTAAGTTTGTTTCTACCAACAAGCTTCCTTTAGTGACAACTTTTACTAAAGAAACCGCCCCTGCAATTTTCGCGAGTCCAATTGAGAAGCAG GTTTTGCTTTTTGCCACAGCAAATGATACGGACAAGTTGTTTCCAACATTTCAAGATGCTGCAAAACTTTTCAAGGGAAAG CTTAACTTCGTTTTTGTGATAATGGACGACGACGAAGTTGGAAGACCAGTATCAGAATATTTTGGGGTCACTGGAGATGCTCCACAG GTTATTGGATACATAGAAGAAGATGATCGCATTAAATTTAGATTTGAGGGGGACATTACACTCGAGAGGATTAAG GCATTTGGAGAGGATTTTCTGGAAAACAAGCTAAAACCTTTCTATAAATCTGATCCAATTCCCGAGATT AATGACGGGGATGTGGAAATCGTGGTCGGGAACAATTTTGATGAAATCGTTCTAAATGAGTCAAAAGACGTGCTTCTTGAG ATCTATGCACCATGGTGTGGGCAGTGCCAAGCTCTAGAACCAACATTTAATAAACTTGCACACCAATTACATGGCGTTGAGTCTCTTGTTATAGCCAAAATGGATGGAACAAGAAATGAGCACCCTCGTGCTAAG TTTAAAGGATTCCCAAGTCTCCAGTTCTTTCCAGCCGGAAATAAGAGCATTGATCCA ATCCTAGTTGAGACTGAAGGTACCATGGTGGGATTGTACAAATTTATCAAGAAACATGCAGCTATCCCTTTCAAGATTGAGAAACCAGCTTCTTCTACCACATCACAAAGTTCTACATCTAAAGTACGTGTCAAGAGGGAGCCTAGCAAcgtaaaagatgaattatga
- the LOC132052789 gene encoding protein disulfide isomerase-like 1-4 isoform X2, with product MPSRVIIFFLFSLFIIPSLAASPDDNDDDEFLSFLEDYEDSSEPDIDNHADPKFPSAPFDRAQEDEDIKIDDKDVVVLTDRNFSEFVEDNKYVMVEFYTPWNGHCKALAPEYADAATELKKENVALAKINAVKEVEIADNYDVRSFPTIFFFVDGDPEPYNGRRTKNAIVTWIKKKIGPSVYNITTTEDAERVLTSEDKVVLAYLDSLVGPETKQVAAASKLENDVSFYQTTNPNVAKLFSIEADAKRPALVMLKKEQEKVVHYDGQVKKSAIAKFVSTNKLPLVTTFTKETAPAIFASPIEKQVLLFATANDTDKLFPTFQDAAKLFKGKVIGYIEEDDRIKFRFEGDITLERIKAFGEDFLENKLKPFYKSDPIPEINDGDVEIVVGNNFDEIVLNESKDVLLEIYAPWCGQCQALEPTFNKLAHQLHGVESLVIAKMDGTRNEHPRAKFKGFPSLQFFPAGNKSIDPILVETEGTMVGLYKFIKKHAAIPFKIEKPASSTTSQSSTSKVRVKREPSNVKDEL from the exons ATGCCGAGTCGGGTgatcatcttcttcctcttttctctcttcatcATCCCATCACTCGCTGCATCCCCCGACGACAACGACGACGACGAATTCCTCAGCTTCCTCGAAGACTACGAGGATTCATCCGAACCAGACATCGACAACCATGCCGATCCCAAGTTCCCTTCAGCGCCATTTGATCGCGCTCAAGAAGATGAGGACATTAAGATTGATGACAAGGACGTTGTAGTCTTGACAGATAGGAATTTCAGCGAATTCGTGGAGGATAATAAGTATGTGATGGTGGAATTTTACACTCCCTGGAATGGACATTGTAAGGCCCTGGCTCCTGAATATGCGGATGCAGCAACAGAGCTGAAGAAGGAAAATGTGGCTTTGGCGAAGATCAATGCGGTTAAGGAGGTTGAGATTGCTGATAACTATGATGTCCGAAGTTTTCCTACCATTTTTTTCTTCGTTGATGGTGATCCTGAACCTTATAATGGCCGAAGAACCAA AAATGCAATTGTCACTTGgataaagaagaagataggACCTAGCGTttacaatataacaacaacagaAGACGCAGAGCGTGTACTAACTTCTGAGGACAAAGTTGTTCTAGCGTACCTCGACTCCTTGGTG GGTCCCGAGACTAAACAAGTTGCAGCTgcttcaaaacttgaaaatgaTGTTAGCTTTTACCAGACAACAAATCCTAACGTGGCTAAGCTATTCAGCATAGAAGCCGATGCTAAACGCCCTGCTTTGGTTATGCTTAAAAAGGAGCAAGAAAAAGTGGTGCATTATG ATGGTCAAGTGAAAAAATCTGCAATAGCTAAGTTTGTTTCTACCAACAAGCTTCCTTTAGTGACAACTTTTACTAAAGAAACCGCCCCTGCAATTTTCGCGAGTCCAATTGAGAAGCAG GTTTTGCTTTTTGCCACAGCAAATGATACGGACAAGTTGTTTCCAACATTTCAAGATGCTGCAAAACTTTTCAAGGGAAAG GTTATTGGATACATAGAAGAAGATGATCGCATTAAATTTAGATTTGAGGGGGACATTACACTCGAGAGGATTAAG GCATTTGGAGAGGATTTTCTGGAAAACAAGCTAAAACCTTTCTATAAATCTGATCCAATTCCCGAGATT AATGACGGGGATGTGGAAATCGTGGTCGGGAACAATTTTGATGAAATCGTTCTAAATGAGTCAAAAGACGTGCTTCTTGAG ATCTATGCACCATGGTGTGGGCAGTGCCAAGCTCTAGAACCAACATTTAATAAACTTGCACACCAATTACATGGCGTTGAGTCTCTTGTTATAGCCAAAATGGATGGAACAAGAAATGAGCACCCTCGTGCTAAG TTTAAAGGATTCCCAAGTCTCCAGTTCTTTCCAGCCGGAAATAAGAGCATTGATCCA ATCCTAGTTGAGACTGAAGGTACCATGGTGGGATTGTACAAATTTATCAAGAAACATGCAGCTATCCCTTTCAAGATTGAGAAACCAGCTTCTTCTACCACATCACAAAGTTCTACATCTAAAGTACGTGTCAAGAGGGAGCCTAGCAAcgtaaaagatgaattatga
- the LOC132052790 gene encoding ruvB-like protein 1 yields the protein MKIEEVQSTIKKQRIATHTHIKGLGLEPNGNAMPLASGFVGQAAAREAAGLVFDMIRQKKMAGRALLLAGPPGTGKTALALGISQELGSKVPFCPMVGSEVYSSEVKKTEVLMENFRRAIGLRMKENKEVYEGEVTELSPEEAESVTGGYGKSINHVIVGLKTVKGTKQLKLDPTIYDALIKEKIAVGDVIYIEANSGAVKRVGRSDAFATEFDLEAEEYVPLPKGEVHKKKEIVQDVTLHDLDASNARPQGGQDILSLMGQMMKPRKTEITDKLRQEINKVVNSYIDEGAAELVPGVLFIDEVHMLDMECFSYLNRALESSLSPIVIFATNRGICNVRGTDMASPHGIPVDLLDRLVIIRTETYGPAEMIQILAIRAQVEELEIDEESLAYLGEIGQQASLRHAVQLLSPANIVAKMNGRDKICKADLEEVGSLYLDAKSSGRLLQEQQDRYIS from the exons atgaagatagAAGAGGTACAATCCACTATAAAGAAGCAAAGAATAGCTACTCATACCCACATTAAAGGACTTGGCCTTGAG CCCAATGGAAATGCAATGCCTTTGGCATCTGGGTTTGTGGGCCAGGCTGCAGCCAGAGAAGCTGCAGGGCTCGTGTTTGATATGATACGCCAAAAGAAGATGGCTGGTCGAGCTTTACTGCTTGCTGGACCGCCAGGTACTGGGAAAACAGCTCTCGCTCTTGGTATATCACAAGAACTTGGGAGTAAG GTTCCTTTCTGTCCAATGGTGGGATCTGAAGTATATTCATCAGAAGTTAAGAAGACTGAGGTTTTGATGGAAAATTTCAGGCGAGCTATAGGGCTTcgtatgaaggaaaataaggAGGTTTATGAAGGAGAG gtGACTGAACTTTCTCCAGAAGAGGCTGAGAGCGTGACTGGTGGATATGGGAAAAGCATCAACCATGTTATAGTTGGTCTAAAAACTGTCAAAGGAACCAAACAGTTGAAGCTTGACCCAACTATATACGATGCCTTGATTAAAGAAAAG ATTGCTGTTGGCGATGTGATATACATTGAAGCAAATAGTGGAGCAGTTAAAAGAGTGGGTAGGAGTGATGCTTTTGCTACAGAATTTGATCTCGAGGCAGAAGAGTATGTTCCACTTCCTAAAGGAGAGGTTCACAAAAAGAAGGAGATAGTCCAG GATGTTACATTGCATGATCTTGATGCTTCAAATGCACGACCTCAAGGAGGACAAGATATATTGTCTTTAATGGGTCAGATGATGAAACCCAGGAAAACCGAAATCACTGACAAGTTGCGCCAAGAGATCAATAAG GTGGTTAATAGCTATATTGATGAAGGTGCTGCAGAACTTGTCCCCGGAGTCTTATTCATTGATGAG GTACACATGCTTGATATGGAATGCTTTTCGTACTTGAATCGTGCTCTGGAGAGTTCACTTTCTCCAATTGTGATTTTTGCCACAAATAGAGGTATCTGTAATGTCAG GGGTACAGATATGGCTAGTCCACATGGCATTCCAGTTGACTTATTAGATCGGTTGGTGATTATTAGAACTGAAACTTATGGTCCAGCTGAAATGATACAG ATCTTAGCTATCCGTGCACAGGTAGAGGAACTAGAAATAGATGAAGAAAGCCTTGCGTACCTAGGAGAGATTGGTCAGCAAGCTTCCTTGAG GCATGCTGTTCAACTACTATCACCAGCCAATATAGTGGCCAAAATGAATGGACGTGATAAAATCTGCAAG GCGGATCTGGAAGAAGTCGGCTCCCTTTACCTGGACGCAAAATCTTCTGGAAGACTTCTCCAGGAGCAGCAGGATAGATATATCTCGTAA
- the LOC132052788 gene encoding probable pyridoxal 5'-phosphate synthase subunit PDX2, whose amino-acid sequence MVVGVLALQGSFNEHIAALKGLGVKGVQIRKPEQLNNVSCLIIPGGESTTMAKVAEYHNLFPALREFVKMGKPVWGTCAGLIFLANKATGQKTGGQELIGGLDCTVHRNFFGSQIQSFESELPIPEIAAKEGGPPSCRAVFIRAPAIIEVGPDVEVLAEIPVSSSETANSNPAMQNEEESTKSEKKVVVAVKQGNLLATAFHPELTADNRW is encoded by the exons ATGGTTGTGGGTGTTCTTGCTTTACAGGGGTCCTTCAATGAACACATAGCAG CGCTGAAAGGATTGGGAGTGAAGGGAGTTCAAATAAGGAAGCCCGAACAGTTGAATAATGTTAGTTGTCTTATCATTCCAGGGGGTGAAAGCACCACCATGGCCAAAGTAGCCGAGTACCACAACCTG TTCCCTGCTTTGCGTGAGTTTGTTAAAATGGGGAAGCCAGTGTGGGGTACATGTGCAGGCCTTATCTTCTTGGCAAATAAGGCAACGG GGCAGAAAACTGGAGGGCAGGAACTGATTGGGGGGCTTGATTGTACTGTTCACAGAAACTTCTTCGGGAGCCAG ATTCAAAGCTTTGAGTCAGAACTTCCTATTCCTGAGATTGCTGCTAAAGAAGGTGGTCCTCCTAGTTGCCGTGCTGTTTTTATCCGTGCTCCTGCAATTATTGAAGTAGGACCAGATGTTGAAGTGCTGGCCGAAATCCCTGTTTCATCCTCTGAAACTGCTAACTCCAATCCTGCTATGCAGAACGAAGAG GAGTCAACCAAGTCTGAGAAGAAAGTAGTTGTTGCCGTAAAGCAAGGGAACTTGCTAGCAACTGCTTTTCACCCTGAGTTAACTGCAGATAATCGGTGGTAA
- the LOC132052792 gene encoding fasciclin-like arabinogalactan protein 11 codes for MKSYFVFSLSLHLVIFLHSSTLTLGQTSASAPAPSGPTNITKILEKAGQFTTFIRLLRTTQAGDQINTQLNNSNQGMTVFAPTDNAFTTLKAGTLNSLSSQQQVQLVQYHVLPSFISMSQFQTVSNPLRTQAGDTSPGDFPLNVTTSGNQVNVSTGIVDATVANTIYTDGELAVYQVDKVLQPLGIFASPAPATALAPATLNLKKKSPAALTPSSGNDNAPADYSGADSVNGVAVLGIGVLWTLFWL; via the exons ATGAAGAGCtattttgttttctctctttccCTCCATTTAGTAATTTTCCTCCATTCTTCCACCCTAACCCTCGGCCAAACTTCTGCCTCCGCCCCTGCTCCATCAGGCCCCACCAACATCACAAAAATACTCGAAAAAGCCGGTCAATTCACCACATTTATCCGGCTCTTAAGAACCACTCAAGCAGGTGATCAGATCAACACACAATTAAATAACTCAAACCAAGGAATGACTGTTTTTGCACCTACTGATAATGCATTTACCACTTTAAAAGCTGGTACCCTCAATTCACTAAGTTCTCAACAACAAGTTCAGTTAGTGCAATATCATGTACTTCCTAGTTTTATTTCAATGTCACAGTTCCAAACTGTTAGCAATCCTTTAAGGACACAAGCTGGAGACACTAGTCCCGGGGATTTCCCGTTAAATGTAACGACTTCCGGTAACCAAGTGAATGTATCTACCGGAATTGTGGATGCTACTGTGGCTAATACGATTTATACTGACGGCGAGCTTGCGGTTTATCAG GTAGATAAAGTGCTTCAGCCTTTGGGTATCTTTGCTTCTCCGGCTCCAGCGACTGCACTGGCGCCGGCGACTTTGAATCTGAAGAAGAAGTCTCCGGCAGCGTTGACTCCGAGCTCCGGCAACGATAATGCGCCGGCGGATTATTCCGGTGCTGATAGTGTGAATGGTGTGGCGGTGTTGGGAATTGGAGTTTTATGGACTCTGTTTTGGTTGTGA
- the LOC132052793 gene encoding zinc finger protein BALDIBIS-like isoform X2: MMSDDGLSSLAFIQDPNSNSNSNPSSNNPNPNSNPSAKRKRNLPGKPDAEVIALSPKSLMATNRFLCEICNKGFQRDQNLQLHRRGHNLPWKLKQRNKNEVIKKKVYICPEKTCIHHDPSRALGDLTGIKKHYSRKHGEKKWKCEKCSKKYAVQSDWKAHTKICGTREYKCDCGTLFSRKDSFITHRAFCDALAEESARCTSVPSATNLNFRNEILLHGGFSNNLQHSGNPQFGSNLFRPEFMGLGLDPAISHHHQLNNVDGQKPRIPLWLDNNMNPNSGNDFLVASSSSTTSNLPHHELVQMAAHNNNQQWFINGGGGGGNDDSGIGSSSSQLPSRVLLKEEEENKRNLSETINSMYYNNNHHQETTTTNMSATALLQKAAQMGSTRSNSALFGTGFGLMGSSFSKSNGQGQFAAHDQNLNGLMMNSPSTVSSLTPNVNQGNRLLFGDMSSSSLDGINASGKSSDPFLNKGKQVNLSRNEAIEGSLTRDFLGVGRNESSPFLSKDELAKFQNISSSAMGLSQYNGSH; this comes from the exons ATGATGTCTGATGATGGACTTTCTTCCCTAGCTTTCATTCAAGATCCAAACTCAAACTCGAACTCAAACCCTAGTAGTAATAATCCAAACCCTAATTCAAATCCATctgccaaaagaaaaagaaacctcCCAGGAAAACCAG ATGCAGAAGTGATAGCACTATCACCTAAATCACTGATGGCGACGAATCGATTCTTATGTGAAATCTGCAACAAGGGTTTCCAGAGGGACCAGAATTTACAACTCCATAGAAGAGGTCACAACTTGCCATGGAAGCTAAAGCAAAGGAACAAAAATGAAGTGATCAAGAAGAAAGTTTATATTTGCCCCGAAAAGACCTGTATCCACCACGATCCATCCAGAGCTCTCGGGGATTTAACAGGTATTAAAAAACACTATTCGAGAAAACATGGTGAGAAGAAGTGGAAGTGCGAGAAATGTTCAAAGAAATATGCAGTTCAATCTGATTGGAAAGCCCATACTAAGATTTGTGGCACGAGAGAATATAAATGTGATTGTGGAACACTTTTCTCCAG AAAGGACAGCTTTATAACACATCGAGCATTTTGTGATGCATTAGCGGAAGAAAGTGCACGATGTACTTCAGTTCCAAGTGCAACAAATCTGAATTTCAGAAATGAAATATTGTTGCATGGGGGATTTAGTAATAATCTTCAGCACAGTGGAAATCCCCAATTTGGTTCTAATTTATTTAGGCCTGAGTTTATGGGACTTGGATTGGACCCTGCAATTAGTCATCATCATCAGCTCAATAATGTTGATGGACAAAAACCAAGGATACCACTTTGGTTGGACAATAATATGAATCCAAATTCAGGTAATGATTTCTTAGTAGCATCATCAAGCTCGACTACTAGCAACTTGCCTCATCATGAATTGGTCCAAATGGCGGCTCATAACAATAATCAACAATGGTTCAttaatggtggtggtggtggtggtaatGATGATTCTGGAATTGGCTCTTCCTCATCTCAACTTCCTTCAAGAGTACTGctaaaagaggaagaagagaacaAAAGAAATTTGTCGGAGACAATAAATTCAATGTACTACAATAACAATCATCAccaagaaacaacaacaacaaatatgTCGGCTACTGCACTATTGCAAAAAGCAGCCCAAATGGGATCAACGAGGAGCAATTCGGCCCTCTTTGGCACTGGATTTGGGTTAATGGGCTCGTCTTTCTCTAAAAGCAATGGACAAGGACAATTTGCTGCTCATGATCAGAATTTGAATGGCTTAATGATGAACTCTCCGTCAACAGTTTCATCTTTGACTCCAAATGTTAATCAAGGAAATAGGCTGTTGTTCGGGGATATGAGCTCGAGTTCTTTAGATGGTATTAATGCAAGTGGAAAGAGTTCAGATCCTTTTTTGAACAAAGGGAAGCAAGTAAATCTGAGTAGAAATGAAGCTATTGAAGGAAGCTTAACAAGAGATTTTCTTGGTGTAGGAAGAAATGAAAGCAGTCCTTTTTTATCAAAAGATGAGCTGGCCAAGTTCCAGAATATTTCCAGTTCAGCCATGGGATTAAGCCAGTACAATGGAAGTCACTGA
- the LOC132052793 gene encoding zinc finger protein BALDIBIS-like isoform X1, protein MMSDDGLSSLAFIQDPNSNSNSNPSSNNPNPNSNPSAKRKRNLPGKPDPDAEVIALSPKSLMATNRFLCEICNKGFQRDQNLQLHRRGHNLPWKLKQRNKNEVIKKKVYICPEKTCIHHDPSRALGDLTGIKKHYSRKHGEKKWKCEKCSKKYAVQSDWKAHTKICGTREYKCDCGTLFSRKDSFITHRAFCDALAEESARCTSVPSATNLNFRNEILLHGGFSNNLQHSGNPQFGSNLFRPEFMGLGLDPAISHHHQLNNVDGQKPRIPLWLDNNMNPNSGNDFLVASSSSTTSNLPHHELVQMAAHNNNQQWFINGGGGGGNDDSGIGSSSSQLPSRVLLKEEEENKRNLSETINSMYYNNNHHQETTTTNMSATALLQKAAQMGSTRSNSALFGTGFGLMGSSFSKSNGQGQFAAHDQNLNGLMMNSPSTVSSLTPNVNQGNRLLFGDMSSSSLDGINASGKSSDPFLNKGKQVNLSRNEAIEGSLTRDFLGVGRNESSPFLSKDELAKFQNISSSAMGLSQYNGSH, encoded by the exons ATGATGTCTGATGATGGACTTTCTTCCCTAGCTTTCATTCAAGATCCAAACTCAAACTCGAACTCAAACCCTAGTAGTAATAATCCAAACCCTAATTCAAATCCATctgccaaaagaaaaagaaacctcCCAGGAAAACCAG ATCCAGATGCAGAAGTGATAGCACTATCACCTAAATCACTGATGGCGACGAATCGATTCTTATGTGAAATCTGCAACAAGGGTTTCCAGAGGGACCAGAATTTACAACTCCATAGAAGAGGTCACAACTTGCCATGGAAGCTAAAGCAAAGGAACAAAAATGAAGTGATCAAGAAGAAAGTTTATATTTGCCCCGAAAAGACCTGTATCCACCACGATCCATCCAGAGCTCTCGGGGATTTAACAGGTATTAAAAAACACTATTCGAGAAAACATGGTGAGAAGAAGTGGAAGTGCGAGAAATGTTCAAAGAAATATGCAGTTCAATCTGATTGGAAAGCCCATACTAAGATTTGTGGCACGAGAGAATATAAATGTGATTGTGGAACACTTTTCTCCAG AAAGGACAGCTTTATAACACATCGAGCATTTTGTGATGCATTAGCGGAAGAAAGTGCACGATGTACTTCAGTTCCAAGTGCAACAAATCTGAATTTCAGAAATGAAATATTGTTGCATGGGGGATTTAGTAATAATCTTCAGCACAGTGGAAATCCCCAATTTGGTTCTAATTTATTTAGGCCTGAGTTTATGGGACTTGGATTGGACCCTGCAATTAGTCATCATCATCAGCTCAATAATGTTGATGGACAAAAACCAAGGATACCACTTTGGTTGGACAATAATATGAATCCAAATTCAGGTAATGATTTCTTAGTAGCATCATCAAGCTCGACTACTAGCAACTTGCCTCATCATGAATTGGTCCAAATGGCGGCTCATAACAATAATCAACAATGGTTCAttaatggtggtggtggtggtggtaatGATGATTCTGGAATTGGCTCTTCCTCATCTCAACTTCCTTCAAGAGTACTGctaaaagaggaagaagagaacaAAAGAAATTTGTCGGAGACAATAAATTCAATGTACTACAATAACAATCATCAccaagaaacaacaacaacaaatatgTCGGCTACTGCACTATTGCAAAAAGCAGCCCAAATGGGATCAACGAGGAGCAATTCGGCCCTCTTTGGCACTGGATTTGGGTTAATGGGCTCGTCTTTCTCTAAAAGCAATGGACAAGGACAATTTGCTGCTCATGATCAGAATTTGAATGGCTTAATGATGAACTCTCCGTCAACAGTTTCATCTTTGACTCCAAATGTTAATCAAGGAAATAGGCTGTTGTTCGGGGATATGAGCTCGAGTTCTTTAGATGGTATTAATGCAAGTGGAAAGAGTTCAGATCCTTTTTTGAACAAAGGGAAGCAAGTAAATCTGAGTAGAAATGAAGCTATTGAAGGAAGCTTAACAAGAGATTTTCTTGGTGTAGGAAGAAATGAAAGCAGTCCTTTTTTATCAAAAGATGAGCTGGCCAAGTTCCAGAATATTTCCAGTTCAGCCATGGGATTAAGCCAGTACAATGGAAGTCACTGA